From the genome of Pseudoxanthomonas sp., one region includes:
- a CDS encoding VOC family protein translates to MLTHCKVGAIVFFVSDLARSVDFYRGTLGLPIDALDGHDGPWAMGEVGDLTLVFIPRPARAGESPVVVFSLDGGIDDHAEALAAKGVEIVVPVSESPDGGLSLDFLDPDGNVLSLHQNEGAPRRR, encoded by the coding sequence ATGCTCACGCACTGCAAGGTAGGCGCCATCGTGTTCTTCGTCTCCGACCTGGCCCGGTCGGTGGACTTCTATCGCGGCACCCTGGGCCTGCCGATCGACGCACTGGACGGCCACGACGGGCCGTGGGCGATGGGCGAGGTCGGCGACCTGACGCTGGTCTTCATCCCGCGGCCCGCACGCGCGGGCGAATCGCCGGTGGTCGTCTTCAGTCTCGACGGCGGCATCGACGACCACGCCGAAGCGCTGGCGGCCAAGGGCGTGGAGATCGTGGTGCCGGTCAGCGAATCGCCCGATGGCGGGTTGTCGCTGGACTTCCTGGATCCGGACGGCAACGTACTGAGCCTGCACCAGAACGAGGGTGCACCGCGCCGGCGCTGA